The following are encoded together in the Arthrobacter sp. Y-9 genome:
- a CDS encoding LysR substrate-binding domain-containing protein produces the protein MFDPVHLRSFLAVAETLSFTQAAQRLGLAQPTVSQHVQKLEAAARRSLIVRDTREVRLTDNGDAMAGFARTILAEQDAAARYFAGSAMRGRLRFGAADDLANTSLPRILREFRQLYPEINLELTVGQSDQLHRRLKAGQLDLVFVKWVAGTAEGEVARHDTFAWVGLEQTVLPDDAPVPLVAYPAPSLSRRLAIDALESQGRHWKVTCSTRQIAGVLAAVRAGLGVAVMPSTLIPEDLTVITRRFDLPPVGDVDFTLIRNPSANTEVSDALIRAIVGRGLKW, from the coding sequence ATGTTCGATCCTGTTCACCTTCGGTCCTTCCTGGCGGTGGCTGAGACGCTCAGCTTCACCCAGGCCGCTCAGCGGCTCGGCCTGGCCCAGCCCACCGTCAGCCAGCATGTCCAGAAGCTGGAGGCCGCGGCCAGGAGGTCGCTGATCGTGCGCGACACCCGGGAAGTGCGCCTCACCGACAACGGTGACGCGATGGCCGGATTCGCCCGGACCATCCTGGCGGAGCAGGACGCCGCGGCCCGCTACTTCGCCGGTTCGGCCATGCGGGGGCGGCTCCGTTTCGGCGCCGCGGACGATCTGGCGAACACGAGCCTGCCCAGGATCCTGCGGGAATTCCGGCAGCTCTATCCCGAGATCAACTTGGAACTCACCGTCGGCCAGAGCGATCAGCTGCACCGGCGGCTGAAGGCCGGGCAACTGGACCTCGTGTTCGTCAAATGGGTGGCGGGGACCGCCGAAGGTGAAGTGGCGCGCCACGACACGTTCGCCTGGGTCGGACTGGAACAGACCGTGCTGCCTGACGATGCCCCCGTGCCGCTCGTCGCCTACCCGGCGCCGAGCCTGAGCCGGCGCCTGGCCATCGACGCCCTGGAATCACAGGGGCGGCACTGGAAGGTCACCTGCTCCACCCGTCAGATCGCCGGTGTGCTGGCGGCCGTCCGGGCCGGGCTCGGCGTCGCGGTCATGCCTTCGACGCTCATCCCGGAGGACCTGACGGTCATCACCCGGCGCTTCGATCTGCCTCCCGTGGGGGACGTGGATTTCACCCTGATCCGGAATCCCTCGGCGAACACCGAAGTGAGCGACGCCCTGATCCGCGCGATCGTCGGCCGCGGACTCAAGTGGTGA
- a CDS encoding MFS transporter encodes MTPPPAAVPPTASQTASTVSSQSVASAALHPATQPLAVVSEKLPWRQTFNSLSIPNFRIFTAGHFVAVIAIWMQRIAQDWLVLQLSGSVTAVGVTAALQFLPSLLLGPWGGALTDRLPKRRILIATQSIAALLAASLAVLALSGRIEVWHCYVIALILGLVTVLDQPARQVFVNELVGPDHLRNAISVNSTVFQLGGLIGPFLAGVLLTAVGAGWAFAINAVACCCTVLSLTAMNRDRLHVSAPAPRQKGMVRQAVQYALRKPTIRWPWLMAAFVSLFALSLPVQLAAFADRVYDAGAGGYGLLNAMLALGALLGAITSTRRRRLQVRSAVFAAGAYGVMLCIASQTPGLAAFCVLMVCSGFCSLLFLTAANQLVQTSSNTAIRGRVMSLYLVVLMGGQAIGGPMMGSLAEHFGPHLSLFVSGLVPALAATVVSVVLARQGKLRLQVRLRGYRPSFRIAGGAARAADG; translated from the coding sequence GTGACGCCCCCTCCGGCCGCCGTGCCGCCCACCGCATCCCAGACCGCCAGCACAGTATCCAGTCAGTCCGTCGCCTCCGCGGCCCTGCACCCCGCGACCCAGCCCCTCGCCGTCGTCTCCGAAAAGCTCCCGTGGCGGCAGACCTTCAATTCGCTCTCCATCCCCAACTTCAGGATCTTCACCGCCGGGCACTTCGTGGCGGTCATCGCGATCTGGATGCAGCGCATCGCGCAGGACTGGCTCGTGCTCCAGCTGTCCGGCTCGGTGACGGCCGTCGGCGTGACCGCGGCGCTGCAGTTCCTGCCGTCGCTCCTGCTCGGACCGTGGGGCGGCGCCCTCACGGACCGGCTGCCCAAACGGCGGATCCTCATCGCGACCCAGAGCATCGCGGCGCTTCTGGCGGCGAGCCTCGCCGTCCTGGCGCTCAGCGGCCGCATCGAAGTGTGGCACTGCTACGTGATCGCGCTGATCCTCGGCCTGGTGACGGTCCTCGACCAGCCGGCGCGGCAGGTGTTCGTCAACGAGCTCGTGGGACCGGACCACCTCCGGAACGCGATCAGCGTCAACTCGACCGTCTTCCAGCTCGGCGGCCTGATCGGACCCTTCCTGGCCGGCGTGCTGCTCACCGCGGTCGGCGCCGGGTGGGCCTTCGCGATCAACGCGGTGGCGTGCTGCTGCACCGTGCTGAGCCTGACCGCCATGAACCGCGACCGGCTGCACGTCAGCGCCCCGGCGCCTCGGCAGAAGGGGATGGTGCGCCAGGCAGTCCAGTACGCGCTCCGCAAACCCACCATCCGCTGGCCGTGGCTCATGGCGGCCTTCGTGTCGCTCTTCGCCCTCAGCCTTCCCGTGCAGCTGGCCGCCTTCGCAGACCGGGTGTACGACGCCGGCGCGGGAGGTTACGGCCTGCTGAACGCCATGCTCGCGCTGGGTGCGCTGCTGGGCGCCATCACCTCCACGCGCCGGCGGCGGCTCCAGGTCCGGTCCGCGGTGTTCGCCGCGGGAGCCTACGGAGTGATGCTCTGCATCGCGTCCCAGACGCCCGGGCTGGCGGCCTTCTGTGTCCTGATGGTGTGCTCCGGGTTCTGTTCACTGCTGTTCCTGACCGCCGCCAACCAGCTCGTGCAGACGAGTTCCAACACGGCCATCAGGGGCCGCGTGATGAGTCTCTACCTGGTGGTGCTCATGGGCGGCCAGGCGATCGGCGGCCCGATGATGGGTTCACTCGCGGAGCACTTCGGACCCCACCTCTCGCTGTTCGTCTCCGGCCTGGTGCCCGCGCTGGCCGCGACCGTCGTCTCGGTGGTCCTGGCACGGCAAGGGAAACTTCGGCTGCAGGTCCGGCTGCGCGGCTACCGCCCGTCGTTCCGGATCGCAGGAGGCGCGGCACGAGCCGCGGACGGCTGA
- a CDS encoding mycoredoxin — MDFTPESGSITMFSTEWCGYCKRLKKQLDAQGIGYQEINIEEVPGTAELVEQLNNGNRTVPTVLFPDGSAATNPSAAEVKERLGV; from the coding sequence GTGGACTTCACTCCCGAATCCGGCAGCATCACCATGTTCTCCACCGAATGGTGCGGCTATTGCAAGCGCCTGAAGAAGCAGCTCGACGCTCAGGGCATCGGCTACCAGGAGATCAACATCGAAGAGGTCCCCGGCACAGCTGAACTGGTGGAACAGCTCAACAACGGCAACCGCACCGTCCCGACCGTGCTGTTCCCGGACGGCTCCGCCGCCACGAACCCCAGCGCCGCCGAGGTCAAGGAACGCCTCGGAGTCTGA
- a CDS encoding alpha/beta hydrolase: protein MTSFVTSADGTRIAYEAQGSGHPLLIVGGALNDKNSAAGYVPLLEDAFTVIRYDRRGRGESGDTQPWSVEREIEDLKAVAAEFDGPVSVYGHSSGAILSLLAVAAGLPVRRVVTYEPPFLTEQTMDWRAFAEQQREVAAAGRPGDAVENFIRHVGAPWDPSMRQMPFWAGLEALGHTVTYDLQIVGDSSVPVEELARIEVPVLSLYGGDSPQWAETSAEAVAAAVTDGKALAIPGQTHNSDPAALVPQMRAFLLG from the coding sequence ATGACCTCCTTCGTCACGTCAGCCGATGGCACCCGGATCGCCTACGAAGCCCAGGGGAGCGGGCATCCGCTCCTCATCGTGGGCGGCGCCCTGAACGACAAGAACTCCGCCGCCGGCTACGTCCCGCTCCTGGAGGACGCCTTCACCGTGATCCGTTACGACCGTCGCGGCCGTGGCGAGTCGGGGGACACCCAGCCGTGGTCCGTGGAACGCGAGATCGAGGATCTGAAGGCGGTCGCCGCGGAGTTCGACGGACCGGTCTCCGTCTACGGGCACTCGTCGGGCGCCATCCTGAGCCTCCTCGCCGTCGCCGCCGGACTCCCGGTGCGTCGCGTCGTCACCTATGAACCGCCGTTCCTGACGGAACAGACCATGGACTGGCGCGCCTTCGCCGAGCAGCAGCGCGAGGTGGCGGCCGCCGGACGCCCCGGTGACGCGGTGGAGAACTTCATCCGCCACGTCGGCGCACCCTGGGACCCGTCGATGCGGCAGATGCCGTTCTGGGCGGGTCTCGAAGCCCTGGGGCACACCGTCACCTACGACCTGCAGATCGTGGGTGACAGCTCCGTCCCGGTCGAGGAGCTCGCCCGCATCGAGGTTCCTGTGCTCTCGCTGTATGGCGGCGACAGCCCGCAGTGGGCCGAGACCTCGGCCGAGGCGGTGGCGGCCGCGGTCACCGACGGGAAGGCGCTGGCCATCCCCGGCCAGACCCACAACTCGGACCCGGCCGCGCTCGTGCCGCAGATGCGGGCGTTCCTGCTCGGCTGA
- a CDS encoding thioesterase family protein, whose amino-acid sequence MNLPELAGGDSYYVSLGDGRYQSTIHAQGAWNPHEQHMAPASGLMVHELAKHDPRPELRMARLSFEILGLIPGGEFSIRCETIRPGKTIELVQAELLAPDAKGVERVAIRASAWRLIMTDTSAIAAVEDEPMPSLEECDPFDVASLWPGGYIASIDVRVARHHRRGNGCVWVSTRHPLIAGEDVPEWVRLMGLVDTTNGIAAREKPGPGGYAWPNTDLQIHLYRQPSGTWLGLDNSVSFGTDGIGLTSTVLHDIHGPFGRAEQILTIRAVG is encoded by the coding sequence GTGAACCTGCCCGAACTGGCCGGAGGGGACTCCTACTACGTCTCACTCGGCGACGGTCGATACCAGTCCACGATCCACGCGCAGGGCGCCTGGAATCCCCACGAGCAGCACATGGCCCCCGCCAGCGGTCTCATGGTCCACGAACTGGCGAAGCATGATCCGCGGCCCGAGCTGCGCATGGCGCGGCTCTCCTTCGAGATCCTCGGGCTCATCCCCGGTGGCGAGTTCTCCATCCGGTGCGAGACGATCCGGCCGGGCAAGACCATCGAACTGGTCCAGGCGGAACTGCTCGCGCCCGATGCCAAGGGCGTGGAGCGCGTGGCGATCCGGGCCTCCGCCTGGCGCCTGATCATGACCGACACTTCGGCCATCGCCGCGGTCGAGGACGAACCGATGCCGTCGCTCGAGGAATGCGATCCCTTCGACGTCGCCTCGCTCTGGCCGGGCGGCTACATCGCCTCGATCGACGTTCGTGTGGCTCGCCACCACCGGCGCGGCAACGGCTGTGTCTGGGTCTCCACCCGCCACCCGCTCATCGCCGGCGAGGACGTTCCCGAATGGGTGCGGCTCATGGGGCTCGTGGACACCACCAACGGCATCGCCGCACGGGAGAAGCCGGGTCCCGGTGGGTACGCCTGGCCGAACACGGATCTGCAGATCCACCTGTACCGTCAGCCTTCCGGCACCTGGCTCGGCCTCGACAACTCGGTCTCGTTCGGCACGGACGGGATCGGTCTGACCTCCACCGTGCTGCATGACATCCACGGCCCGTTCGGCCGGGCCGAGCAGATCCTCACCATCCGGGCCGTGGGATGA
- a CDS encoding transglycosylase domain-containing protein, whose translation MRSEPPNHSWQAARTGRIEAQRGLPSDEPGASGYHGGPESQGTWPEPQGTRPEQAAPPRGRRPRREKRSRGAAPSPAVAPPARPARTDRRSAPRGTQVPGASTLPDASTKPPRRRKAFKRVLVSIAVLLVVQFLSVLSYNWFTPPRTSYMFQSGEPIVYQYVSIDHISRFALAATIAHEDEQLGTRVGAFTWEELTQRAEAWQKGEKDPSGSTIPQQLVKNIYLWPSQDPVRKSLEAGLATEMSLTVPAKRVLELYLNYAQFAPKLYGICAASWYYYNTPPWAMTEHQAGQLMGVLPLPERVRRAPEGGIDLGPSADPLAWDLINGAANVWVPRQIEGMGGWQATVATVGINDLASDHAAERNSGDSCSTMPAAVSKRIAEDAAGK comes from the coding sequence ATGCGCTCCGAACCACCGAATCACTCCTGGCAGGCCGCGCGCACCGGGCGGATCGAGGCCCAGCGGGGCCTGCCGTCCGACGAACCCGGCGCCTCCGGATATCACGGCGGGCCTGAGTCCCAGGGGACCTGGCCGGAGCCCCAGGGAACCCGGCCGGAACAGGCCGCGCCGCCCCGCGGTCGACGCCCTCGCCGGGAGAAGCGGTCCCGCGGCGCCGCACCCTCCCCCGCTGTCGCGCCGCCGGCCCGGCCTGCCCGCACGGACCGGCGCAGCGCTCCCCGCGGCACTCAGGTTCCGGGCGCATCCACGCTTCCGGACGCATCCACCAAGCCGCCCCGGCGCCGCAAAGCCTTCAAGCGCGTCCTGGTGAGCATCGCGGTGCTCCTGGTGGTGCAGTTCCTGTCGGTGCTCAGCTACAACTGGTTCACTCCGCCGCGGACGTCGTACATGTTCCAGAGCGGCGAGCCGATCGTGTACCAGTACGTCTCGATCGATCACATCAGCCGCTTCGCCCTCGCCGCGACCATCGCCCACGAGGATGAGCAGCTCGGCACCCGTGTCGGGGCCTTCACCTGGGAGGAACTGACCCAGCGGGCCGAGGCGTGGCAGAAGGGCGAGAAGGACCCCAGCGGTTCGACCATCCCCCAGCAGCTGGTGAAGAACATCTACCTCTGGCCCAGCCAGGATCCCGTGCGCAAGAGCCTGGAGGCAGGCCTCGCCACGGAGATGAGCCTGACGGTCCCGGCCAAGCGGGTCCTGGAGCTGTACCTGAACTACGCCCAGTTCGCCCCGAAGCTGTACGGGATCTGCGCTGCAAGCTGGTACTACTACAACACTCCGCCGTGGGCGATGACCGAACACCAGGCGGGGCAGCTCATGGGCGTCCTGCCGTTGCCGGAGCGGGTCCGCCGGGCGCCGGAGGGTGGCATCGACCTCGGCCCGAGCGCGGATCCTCTCGCCTGGGATCTCATCAACGGCGCGGCCAATGTCTGGGTGCCGCGCCAGATCGAAGGGATGGGCGGCTGGCAGGCGACCGTGGCGACCGTCGGCATCAACGATCTGGCCAGCGACCACGCGGCGGAGCGGAACTCGGGCGACTCCTGCTCCACGATGCCGGCCGCGGTGTCGAAGCGCATCGCCGAGGACGCCGCCGGCAAGTGA
- a CDS encoding VTT domain-containing protein: MDFLLNLPFHVAFPVLFVIVMCRANATYWIGRGAVNGLEKTRLAHRLSGAEAGTAKRWIAKWGPGAVVVSFLTIGIQTAVNFTAGAGRMPLKRYLPAVTLGSIIWALLYATAILALIDTWLGLMAGSPWAWVAAALVVLAVVALVLVRRRRRSLRAAVTPVDADVKP, encoded by the coding sequence ATGGACTTCCTCCTCAATCTCCCGTTCCACGTGGCGTTCCCGGTGCTGTTCGTGATCGTCATGTGCCGCGCCAACGCCACGTACTGGATCGGGCGCGGCGCGGTCAACGGGCTGGAGAAGACCAGGCTCGCGCATCGGCTGAGCGGAGCCGAGGCGGGCACCGCCAAGCGCTGGATCGCGAAGTGGGGACCGGGCGCCGTCGTCGTCTCCTTCCTCACCATCGGCATCCAGACCGCGGTGAACTTCACCGCCGGCGCGGGGCGCATGCCCCTCAAGCGCTATCTTCCCGCCGTCACCCTGGGCTCGATCATCTGGGCCCTCCTGTACGCGACCGCCATCCTCGCGCTGATCGACACCTGGCTGGGTCTCATGGCGGGCTCGCCGTGGGCCTGGGTCGCAGCGGCGCTCGTGGTCCTGGCCGTTGTAGCGTTGGTACTTGTACGACGACGGCGACGCAGCCTGCGCGCGGCCGTCACCCCGGTGGATGCCGACGTCAAGCCCTGA